In one window of Festucalex cinctus isolate MCC-2025b chromosome 14, RoL_Fcin_1.0, whole genome shotgun sequence DNA:
- the LOC144001550 gene encoding polyunsaturated fatty acid 5-lipoxygenase-like gives MPYTYVVSVATGTQGRSGTDNYIGITLVGTEGCSQRTRLDKPQHDDFERGSVDSYPVEVQDKLGEIVLVKLEKKKYLTQDAWYCRFVSVRTPGGDSVEFPCYRWLVDDKEVVLRDGRAHLPQDDKSSQFTQHRQNELEMRRKAYRWTEWQPGFPMNIDAKRHQDLPRDVQFDSEKKVDFVVNYRNAIQNLFMNHFMHMFQSSWADVAHFKKIFLRIKNTSSEYVMQHWKEDFMFGYQFLNGCNPVLIQKITKLPDKFPVTNEMVAVSLERELTLEQEVKAGNVYMVDYEMLDGIKANDTDLMTPQYMAAPICLLYKNAHDEILPIAIQLGQTPGEDNPIFLPTDGEYDWLLAKMWVRSSDFQHHQTVTHLLRTHLISEMFAVAMFRQLSAVHPVFKLLIPHVRFTIAINTKAREQLICKRGLFDKANATGGGGHVQLIQKTMKTLTFRSLCFPDMIKARGMDSKQELPNYFYRDDGYKVWEATKSFVSDVIGIYYSSDEKVQGDEEIQTFVRDVRDYGMKDFRHCEFPRSLQSREDLVEYLTVIVFTASAQHAAVNFGQFDWYSWIPNAPSTMRKPPPDRKGLANTTLIMDTLPDRGRSSWHLGAVWALSQYQKNELYLGMYPDEHFLEKPVRESMETFRKNLAEISGAIKTRNQSWEMPYYNMSPDRIPNSVAV, from the exons ATGCCGTATACGTACGTGGTAAGCGTGGCCACGGGAACTCAAGGCAGGTCGGGGACGGATAACTACATCGGCATAACGCTGGTGGGCACTGAGGGGTGTAGTCAGAGGACTCGGCTGGACAAACCTCAGCACGATGACTTTGAGAGGGGCTCG GTGGATTCTTACCCGGTGGAGGTGCAGGACAAACTTGGTGAAATAGTGTTGGTCAAGCTGGAGAAGAAGAAATACTTGACGCAGGACGCTTGGTACTGCAGGTTCGTCTCGGTGAGGACTCCTGGCGGAGACAGCGTGGAGTTCCCGTGCTACCGCTGGCTGGTGGATGACAAGGAAGTTGTCCTGCGTGATGGGCGAG cgCACCTGCCTCAGGATGATAAATCGAGCCAGTTCACGCAGCACAGACAAAACGAGCTGGAAATGAGGCGGAAAGCCTacag ATGGACGGAGTGGCAGCCCGGCTTTCCTATGAACATCGATGCCAAAAGACACCAGGATTTGCCCCGAGACGTCCAGTTTGATAGTGAGAAAAAAGTGGATTTCGTAGTGAATTACAGGAACGC AATTCAGAACCTGTTCATGAACCACTTCATGCACATGTTCCAGTCGTCCTGGGCCGACGTTGCCCATTTTAAGAAGATCTTTTTGAGGATCAAAAATACAAGCTCAG AGTATGTGATGCAACACTGGAAAGAAGATTTCATGTTCGGCTACCAGTTCCTGAACGGCTGCAATCCTGTCCTCATCCAAAAGATCACTAAACTTCCCGACAAGTTTCCCGTCACCAATGAGATGGTTGCTGTCAGCCTGGAGAGAGAGTTGACTCTTGAACAGGAAGTAAAG GCAGGTAACGTCTACATGGTGGACTACGAAATGTTGGATGGCATCAAAGCAAACGACACAGACCTGATGACCCCGCAATACATGGCAGCTCCCATCTGTCTTCTGTACAAGAACGCACACGACGAGATCCTGCCGATAGCCATACAG TTAGGTCAGACCCCAGGCGAGGACAACCCAATCTTCCTGCCCACAGACGGTGAATACGACTGGCTCCTGGCAAAGATGTGGGTGCGCTCGTCCGACTTCCAGCACCACCAGACGGTCACTCACCTGCTCAGGACTCATCTGATCTCGGAGATGTTTGCCGTCGCTATGTTCCGGCAACTCTCCGCAGTCCACCCCGTCTTTAAG CTCCTCATTCCACACGTCCGTTTCACCATCGCTATTAACACCAAGGCCAGAGAACAGCTCATCTGTAAACGTGGTCTCTTTGATAAG GCAAATGCCACAGGTGGAGGTGGTCATGTGCAACTGATTCAGAAGACCATGAAGACCCTCACCTTCAGGTCTCTCTGCTTCCCCGATATGATCAAAGCTCGTGGAATGGACAGCAAGCAGGAGCTGCCCAACTACTTCTACAGAGACGACGGCTACAAAGTGTGGGAGGCCACCAAGAG CTTTGTGTCGGATGTGATCGGCATTTACTACAGCAGCGATGAGAAGGTGCAGGGAGACGAAGAAATCCAGACCTTTGTTAGAGATGTGCGCGACTACGGCATGAAAGACTTCCGACACTGTG AGTTCCCCAGGTCGCTTCAATCCCGCGAGGATCTCGTCGAATACTTGACCGTCATCGTGTTCACCGCGTCAGCTCAGCATGCCGCCGTCAACTTTGGACAA TTCGACTGGTATTCGTGGATCCCCAACGCTCCGTCCACCATGCGGAAGCCCCCGCCCGATCGAAAGGGTTTGGCAAACACAACCCTGATCATGGACACCCTCCCGGACCGAGGGCGCTCCAGCTGGCACCTGGGGGCCGTCTGGGCCCTCAGCCAGTACCAGAAGAACGAG CTCTACTTGGGAATGTATCCGGACGAGCACTTCCTGGAGAAGCCGGTGAGAGAATCCATGGAGACGTTCAGGAAGAATCTGGCCGAGATCAGCGGCGCTATCAAGACCAGGAACCAGAGTTGGGAAATGCCCTATTACAACATGTCCCCCGATAGGATTCCCAACAGTGTCGCAGTTTAA
- the LOC144001551 gene encoding polyunsaturated fatty acid 5-lipoxygenase-like has translation MPSYTVTIATGSQWFAGTDDYIYITLVGKERCSERTLLDKPLYNDFERGAVDSYLVRVDEDLGELVLVKLEKRKYWVQDDWYCSYISVKTPAGDNVEFPCYRWLVDDREVVLRDGRARLPQDDKTSVVKQHRKNELETRQKTYRWTEWQPGFPMSIDANRHQDLPRDIQFDSEKGVDFVLNYSKAIENLFVNNFMHMFQTSWSDFADFERIFLRIKNTISEYVMQHWKEDFMFGYQFLNGCNPVVIQKLAKLPDKFPVTNEMVAVSLERELTLEEEVKAGNVYMVDYEVLDGIRPNCTDPCTLQYLAAPICLLYKNTHNKILPIAIQLGQTPGEDNPIFLPTDSQHDWLLAKIWVRSADFQHHQTVTHLLRTHLISEMFAVAMFRHLPAVHPVYKLLIPHVRFTIAINTKAREQLICECGIFDKANATGGGGHMQLVRKATKVLTFRSLCFPDVIKSRGVDSKQELPTYFYRDDGYKVWEATKSFVSDVVTIYYSSNEKVQGDEEIQAFVKDVCTFGMQDFESCEFPKALKSREELIEYLTVIVFTASAQHAAVNFGQYDWCSWIPNAPSTMRRPPPKKKGLADVTLIIDSLPDRGRSSWHLGAVWALSQYQDNELYLGMYPDEHFIEKPVKVAMEKFRNSLAEISSVIKTRNQGKKLPYYNMSPDKIPNSVAV, from the exons ATGCCATCGTACACAGTGACCATCGCCACGGGGAGCCAGTGGTTTGCGGGGACGGATGACTACATCTACATCACGCTGGTGGGCAAGGAGCGATGCAGCGAGAGGACGCTGCTAGACAAGCCGCTGTACAATGATTTTGAGAGAGGCGCG GTGGATTCCTACCTGGTGAGGGTGGACGAAGACCTGGGTGAGCTCGTGTTGGTGAAGCTGGAGAAGAGGAAGTACTGGGTGCAAGACGACTGGTACTGCAGCTACATCTCTGTAAAGACTCCAGCCGGAGACAACGTGGAGTTCCCGTGCTACCGCTGGCTGGTGGACGACAGGGAAGTGGTGCTGCGGGATGGGCGAG CTCGCCTGCCTCAGGATGATAAGACGAGCGTGGTCAAGCAGCACAGAAAAAACGAGCTGGAAACGAGGCAGAAGACCTACAG ATGGACGGAGTGGCAGCCCGGCTTTCCTATGAGCATTGACGCAAACAGGCACCAGGATTTGCCCCGGGACATCCAGTTTGACAGTGAGAAGGGAGTGGACTTCGTACTCAACTACAGCAAAGC aatCGAGAACCTGTTCGTCAACAACTTCATGCACATGTTCCAGACATCCTGGAGCGACTTTGCTGATTTTGAGAGGATCTTTTTGAGAATAAAAAACACAATCTCAG aaTATGTGATGCAACACTGGAAAGAAGATTTCATGTTCGGCTACCAGTTCCTGAACGGTTGCAATCCTGTCGTCATCCAAAAGCTCGCCAAGCTTCCCGACAAGTTTCCCGTCACCAATGAGATGGTTGCTGTCAGCCTGGAGAGAGAGTTGACTCTGGAAGAGGAAGTGAAG GCAGGTAACGTCTACATGGTGGACTACGAAGTGTTAGATGGCATCAGACCAAATTGTACGGATCCTTGCACCCTGCAGTACTTGGCAGCTCCCATCTGTCTtctgtacaagaacacacacaacaAGATCCTGCCGATAGCCATACAG TTAGGTCAGACTCCAGGCGAGGACAATCCCATCTTCCTGCCCACAGACAGTCAGCACGACTGGCTCCTGGCAAAGATCTGGGTGCGTTCGGCCGATTTCCAGCACCACCAGACGGTCACTCACCTGCTCAGGACTCATCTGATCTCTGAGATGTTTGCCGTCGCCATGTTCCGGCACCTCCCCGCAGTCCACCCCGTCTATAAG CTCCTCATTCCACACGTCCGTTTCACTATCGCCATTAACACCAAGGCCAGAGAGCAGCTCATCTGTGAGTGTGGTATCTTTGACAAG GCGAACGCCACAGGCGGAGGCGGTCACATGCAGCTTGTTCGGAAGGCCACCAAAGTCCTGACTTTCAGGTCTCTCTGCTTCCCCGACGTGATCAAATCTCGTGGCGTGGACAGCAAGCAGGAGCTGCCCACCTACTTTTACCGAGACGATGGCTACAAGGTGTGGGAGGCCACCAAGAG cTTTGTATCCGACGTGGTCACTATTTACTACAGCAGCAACGAGAAAGTGCAGGGAGATGAGGAAATCCAAGCCTTTGTTAAAGACGTGTGCACCTTCGGCATGCAGGACTTCGAATCGTGCG AGTTCCCCAAGGCGCTGAAATCTCGCGAGGAGCTGATCGAGTACTTGACCGTCATCGTGTTCACCGCGTCGGCTCAACACGCAGCCGTCAACTTCGGACAA TACGACTGGTGTTCGTGGATTCCCAACGCTCCGTCCACCATGCGGAGGCCTCCGCCTAAGAAGAAAGGTTTGGCCGACGTCACCCTGATCATCGACAGCCTCCCGGACCGAGGGCGCTCCAGCTGGCACCTGGGGGCCGTCTGGGCCCTCAGCCAGTACCAGGATAATGAG CTGTACTTGGGAATGTACCCCGACGAGCACTTCATCGAGAAGCCAGTGAAGGTGGCCATGGAGAAATTCCGGAATAGCCTGGCGGAGATCAGCAGCGTCATCAAGACGAGAAACCAGGGAAAGAAACTGCCCTACTACAACATGTCCCCCGATAAGATACCCAACAGTGTCGCTGTTTGA